A region of Chelonia mydas isolate rCheMyd1 chromosome 7, rCheMyd1.pri.v2, whole genome shotgun sequence DNA encodes the following proteins:
- the HYAL3 gene encoding hyaluronidase-3 isoform X3, producing the protein MSTMTLGLTVWPWVLFCLGAIPPSRGHSWESASTGPLLQHKPFVVVWNLPTARCHQRFGVTLPLEDYAIVENQGNAFQGQNMTIFYKNKFGVYPYISPEGEHHNGGIPQKVRLKQHLERATVEITQLLQPDFHGLAVVDWEEWRPLWRRNWGPKAVYKEASEQWVQERFPEMCAKKRAYLAEEEFEGAAQELMERTLVLGKELRPWGLWGFYRFPDCFNDNWRKGGNYTGECHAMEVLRNNQLMWLWEASSALYPSIYLPPKLLPAKRQSYVHHRLQEAFRVAQFGLEQPLPVIAYSRVSYRHSARYLSEADLVHTIGESAALGATGLALWGDNSYSRSAESCRSLRHYITHTLGPYVVNVTSAAQLCSRQLCHGHGRCVRQHPDELGAFLHLRPQQWGADPMLTNHLGTDKPGQRAWGQFCCHCYRGWTGASCEKQGWTEPSRGPGCTAPAQYPDICIAVRDRNTMGSQVCPKSSYEGKTELR; encoded by the exons ATGTCCACCATGACTCTGGGCCTAACTGTCTGGCCCTGGGTCCTGTTCTGCCTCGGAGCCATCCCACCCTCGAGAGGGCACAGCTGGGAGAGTGCATCCACCGGCCCCCTTCTCCAGCACAAGCCGTTTGTGGTGGTGTGGAACTTGCCCACGGCCCGGTGCCACCAGCGCTTTGGGGTTACCCTGCCTCTCGAGGACTACGCCATCGTGGAGAACCAAGGCAACGCATTCCAGGGCCAGAACATGACCATCTTCTACAAGAACAAATTTGGAGTCTACCCGTACATCTCCCCGGAGGGCGAGCACCACAATGGGGGGATCCCCCAGAAAGTCCGCCTGAAGCAGCACCTAGAGAGGGCCACAGTGGAGATCACCCAGCTTCTGCAGCCAGACTTCCACGGGCTGGCTGTGGTCGACTGGGAGGAGTGGAGGCCGCTGTGGAGACGGAACTGGGGCCCCAAGGCAGTGTACAAGGAGGCCTCTGAGCAGTGGGTCCAGGAGAGGTTCCCAGAGATGTGCGCCAAGAAGCGAGCCTACTTGGCCGAGGAAGAGTTTGAGGGGGCAGCCCAGGAGCTCATGGAGAGGACgctggtgctggggaaggagctgaggcCCTGGGGTTTGTGGGGCTTCTACAGGTTCCCTGACTGTTTCAACGATAactggaggaagggggggaatTACACGGGGGAGTGCCATGCCATGGAGGTGCTGCGAAACAACCAGCTTATGTGGCTCTGGGAGGCCTCCTCCGCCCTCTATCCGAGCATCTACCTCCCACCTAAGCTTCTGCCGGCCAAGCGCCAGAGTTACGTCCACCACCGCCTGCAAGAGGCCTTCCGGGTGGCACAGTTcggcctggagcagcccctgcctgTGATAGCATACTCCCGAGTCTCCTATCGGCACTCCGCCAGGTACCTGTCCGAG GCTGACCTGGTCCATACCATTGGGGAGAGCGCAGCGCTCGGCGCCACCGGCCTGGCACTGTGGGGGGACAACTCCTACTCCCGTTCAGCC GAGAGCTGCAGGAGCCTCCGCCATTACATCACCCACACCTTGGGGCCCTACGTGGTGAACGTGACGTCGGCGGCCCAGCTGTGCAGCCGCCAGCTGTGTCACGGGCATGGACGGTGCGTGAGGCAGCACCCTGACGAGCTGGGAGCCTTCCTGCACCTCCGCCCGCAGCAGTGGGGAGCGGACCCCATGCTGACCAATCACCTGGGCACGGACAAGCCGGGCCAGAGGGCATGGGGGCAGTTCTGCTGCCACTGCTACCGCGGATGGACGGGCGCCAGCTGTGAGAAGCAGGGGTGGACCGAGCCCAGCAGGGGCCCTGGCTGCACTGCGCCGGCCCAGTATCCGGACATCTGCATCGCAGTGCGGGACAGAAACACGATGGGCTCCCAGGTCTGCCCTAAGTCTTCCTACGAGGGGAAGACGGAGCTCAGGTGA
- the HYAL3 gene encoding hyaluronidase-3 isoform X2 produces the protein MLGRGVHSRRKQEGVWTGHSCRMSTMTLGLTVWPWVLFCLGAIPPSRGHSWESASTGPLLQHKPFVVVWNLPTARCHQRFGVTLPLEDYAIVENQGNAFQGQNMTIFYKNKFGVYPYISPEGEHHNGGIPQKVRLKQHLERATVEITQLLQPDFHGLAVVDWEEWRPLWRRNWGPKAVYKEASEQWVQERFPEMCAKKRAYLAEEEFEGAAQELMERTLVLGKELRPWGLWGFYRFPDCFNDNWRKGGNYTGECHAMEVLRNNQLMWLWEASSALYPSIYLPPKLLPAKRQSYVHHRLQEAFRVAQFGLEQPLPVIAYSRVSYRHSARYLSEADLVHTIGESAALGATGLALWGDNSYSRSAESCRSLRHYITHTLGPYVVNVTSAAQLCSRQLCHGHGRCVRQHPDELGAFLHLRPQQWGADPMLTNHLGTDKPGQRAWGQFCCHCYRGWTGASCEKQGWTEPSRGPGCTAPAQYPDICIAVRDRNTMGSQVCPKSSYEGKTELR, from the exons GGTGTTCATTCAagaaggaagcaggagggggtctGGACTGGACATAGTTGCAGAATGTCCACCATGACTCTGGGCCTAACTGTCTGGCCCTGGGTCCTGTTCTGCCTCGGAGCCATCCCACCCTCGAGAGGGCACAGCTGGGAGAGTGCATCCACCGGCCCCCTTCTCCAGCACAAGCCGTTTGTGGTGGTGTGGAACTTGCCCACGGCCCGGTGCCACCAGCGCTTTGGGGTTACCCTGCCTCTCGAGGACTACGCCATCGTGGAGAACCAAGGCAACGCATTCCAGGGCCAGAACATGACCATCTTCTACAAGAACAAATTTGGAGTCTACCCGTACATCTCCCCGGAGGGCGAGCACCACAATGGGGGGATCCCCCAGAAAGTCCGCCTGAAGCAGCACCTAGAGAGGGCCACAGTGGAGATCACCCAGCTTCTGCAGCCAGACTTCCACGGGCTGGCTGTGGTCGACTGGGAGGAGTGGAGGCCGCTGTGGAGACGGAACTGGGGCCCCAAGGCAGTGTACAAGGAGGCCTCTGAGCAGTGGGTCCAGGAGAGGTTCCCAGAGATGTGCGCCAAGAAGCGAGCCTACTTGGCCGAGGAAGAGTTTGAGGGGGCAGCCCAGGAGCTCATGGAGAGGACgctggtgctggggaaggagctgaggcCCTGGGGTTTGTGGGGCTTCTACAGGTTCCCTGACTGTTTCAACGATAactggaggaagggggggaatTACACGGGGGAGTGCCATGCCATGGAGGTGCTGCGAAACAACCAGCTTATGTGGCTCTGGGAGGCCTCCTCCGCCCTCTATCCGAGCATCTACCTCCCACCTAAGCTTCTGCCGGCCAAGCGCCAGAGTTACGTCCACCACCGCCTGCAAGAGGCCTTCCGGGTGGCACAGTTcggcctggagcagcccctgcctgTGATAGCATACTCCCGAGTCTCCTATCGGCACTCCGCCAGGTACCTGTCCGAG GCTGACCTGGTCCATACCATTGGGGAGAGCGCAGCGCTCGGCGCCACCGGCCTGGCACTGTGGGGGGACAACTCCTACTCCCGTTCAGCC GAGAGCTGCAGGAGCCTCCGCCATTACATCACCCACACCTTGGGGCCCTACGTGGTGAACGTGACGTCGGCGGCCCAGCTGTGCAGCCGCCAGCTGTGTCACGGGCATGGACGGTGCGTGAGGCAGCACCCTGACGAGCTGGGAGCCTTCCTGCACCTCCGCCCGCAGCAGTGGGGAGCGGACCCCATGCTGACCAATCACCTGGGCACGGACAAGCCGGGCCAGAGGGCATGGGGGCAGTTCTGCTGCCACTGCTACCGCGGATGGACGGGCGCCAGCTGTGAGAAGCAGGGGTGGACCGAGCCCAGCAGGGGCCCTGGCTGCACTGCGCCGGCCCAGTATCCGGACATCTGCATCGCAGTGCGGGACAGAAACACGATGGGCTCCCAGGTCTGCCCTAAGTCTTCCTACGAGGGGAAGACGGAGCTCAGGTGA